A single Fundulus heteroclitus isolate FHET01 chromosome 4, MU-UCD_Fhet_4.1, whole genome shotgun sequence DNA region contains:
- the LOC118562870 gene encoding uncharacterized protein LOC118562870: MAEDDCTFVRWTYAHYFEFVRDKDKKNVIVKCNLCVKPKELSTSRNSTSNLKKHLERCHATTTLSEKRKIAEDERDKPKQQKLNFSRPAIIPLEPREVRRLVAEYVVEDMLPLSTVESPAFKKLVSKIPVTTNDKHVLPCRTTFAKELDRTYTVMEKELKKTIDEQQYVSTTADIWTANNRSFLGVTVHWIDSETLQRKKAAIACRRFRGRHTYDAIASELEDIFSQYGLTTEKVTACVTDNGSNFVKAFKEYQQVETEDDEEEEVEEDDDGKVAFTDLHTILTEGDNENAQQGLCVLPAHHKCAAHTLNLIANNEVHKWLVSNPESRTVYRSSTAKCSALWTKVSRSTVASECLEEISERKLIVPSVTRWNSFYDAYVRIIEMPLTDINNLCTQIQIKCMNDREYQFLKEYCSIMKPFCVALDILQGEETCFYGTLQPTLEVLMAKTLAMQNGLSQMITGLPEIIVGAIKTRFATTIDSKNALLAAVSLPKFKLRWVKEETRRDHIKHLLTTECRTLTVEEPATPMSDAAQPAAVTSCEDDFFSFDENIMHQHHPVHQ, from the exons ATGGCAGAAGACGACTGTACATTCGTCAGATGGACGTATGCGCATTACTTCGAGTTTGTCAGAGATAAGGACAAGAAGAACGTAATAGTCAAATGCAACCTTTGTGTAAAACCGAAAGAACTGTCGACGTCGCGAAATAGTActagcaatttaaaaaaacatctcgAACGGTGCCATGCGACCACTACACTTTCTGAGAAGAGAAAAATAGCGGAGGATGAGAGAGATAAGCCAAAGCAGCAGAAATTAAATTTCTCTCGGCCTGCCATCATACCTCTTGAACCTCGAGAAGTCAGAAGACTTGTGGCAGAGTATGTCGTCGAAGACATGTTACCATTGTCTACGGTGGAATCTCCTGCTTTCAAGAAGTTAGTTAGCAAGATCCCTGTGACCACCAACGACAAG catGTACTGCCATGCAGAACAACATTTGCCAAAGAACTGGATAGGACCTATACTGTCATGGAAAAAGAGCTGAAGAAAACAATTGATGAGCAGCAGTACGTGTCAACAACTGCAGACATATGGACTGCCAACAACAGGAGTTTTTTGGGGGTGACGGTCCATTGGATCGATTCAGAGACGTTGCAACGGAAGAAGGCTGCGATCGCTTGTCGTAGGTTCAGAGGTAGACACACTTATGACGCTATTGCATCTGAACTTGAGGATATTTTTTCCCAGTATGGATTAACTACTGAAAAAGTGACTGCATGTGTGACAGACAATGGCAGCAACTTTGTTAAAGCTTTTAAGGAATACCAACAAGTCGAAACTGAGGAtgatgaagaagaggaggtggaggaagatGATGATGGGAAAGTGGCCTTCACTGACCTCCACACCATTCTCACTGAAGGAGACAATGAGAATGCACAGCAAGGACTGTGTGTGCTGCCTGCACATCATAAATGTGCAGCTCACACACTCAACCTCATTGCCAACAATGAGGTTCATAAATGGTTGGTATCAAACCCAGAATCCAGGACTGTTTACCGCAGTTCCACAGCTAAGTGTTCAGCACTATGGACCAAAGTTAGCCGGTCCACAGTTGCATCTGAATGCCTAGAAGAGATCAGTGAAAGGAAGTTGATTGTGCCCTCAGTAACCCGGTGGAACTCATTTTATGATGCCTATGTTCGGATCATAGAAATGCCACTAACTGACATTAACAATTTATGCACACAGATTCAGATTAAATGTATGAATGACAGGGAATACCAGTTTCTGAAGGAATACTGCTCCATTATGAAGCCTTTCTGTGTTGCACTGGACATCCTACAGGGTGAGGAAACCTGTTTTTATGGGACACTTCAACCAACACTTGAAGTTCTAATGGCCAAAACTTTAGCAATGCAAAATGGCCTTTCACAGATGATCACTGGGTTGCCTGAAATAATTGTGGGAGCAATTAAAACTCGCTTTGCCACAACAATTGACTCCAAGAATGCCCTTCTAGCTGCCGTCTCGCTGCCCAAATTTAAACTTCGCTGGGTAAAAGAGGAAACCAGAAGAGATCACATCAAGCACCTTCTCACCACTGAGTGCCGCACCCTAACAGTTGAAGAGCCTGCCACCCCAATGAGTGATGCTGCTCAACCTGCTGCAGTCACCTCCTGTGAAGATGACTTCTTTTCATTTGATGAAAA TATAATGCACCAACACCATCCAGTGCACCAGTAG